From a single Accipiter gentilis chromosome 8, bAccGen1.1, whole genome shotgun sequence genomic region:
- the TMEM53 gene encoding transmembrane protein 53: MGARGLEAAVELAPGEARESGTERGHADGQPVVILLGWAGCQDKYLAKYSTIYSQKGCTVIRYTAPWRMIFFSETFGIRSLQTPARQLLELLFDYTVENRPVLFHVFSNGGVMLYRYIIEVLHTHKLFKNLKVAGTIFDSAPGRRNLKGGLRALATVLVSMNVLLKYFLLLAFATTAVVLRILLYPLTRFIHESHYDALLKAPSRWPELYLYSQADAIIKASEVKHMADARQQLGISVKAVDFSDSAHVSHMRAYPTYYSNLCTTFLSDCVRGSPC, translated from the exons AGAGCGGTACAGAGAGAGGGCATGCAGATGGTCAGCCTGTGGTGATCCTTCTAGGGTGGGCGGGCTGCCAGGACAAATACCTGGCCAAATACAGCACAATCTACAGTCAGAAA GGGTGCACCGTCATCCGCTACACGGCCCCATGGAGGATGATATTCTTCTCTGAGACCTTTGGCATCAGGTCCCTCCAGACCCCAGCCAGGCAACTCCTGGAGCTGCTGTTTGACTACACTGTTGAAAACAGACcagttctttttcatgtttttagcAATGGTGGTGTCATGCTGTACCGTTACATCATTGAGGTGCTCCACACTCACAAGCTGTTTAAGAACCTCAAAGTAGCAGGCACCATTTTTGATAGTGCCCCTGGCAGAAGAAACTTGAAAGGAGGCCTTCGTGCCTTGGCGACTGTCTTGGTATCCATGAATGTGCTGCTcaagtatttccttttattagCTTTTGCTACTACAGCTGTTGTGCTGCGGATCTTGCTGTACCCATTGACCCGCTTCATCCACGAGAGCCATTATGATGCCCTGCTGAAAGCACCCTCGCGGTGGCCTGAGCTTTACCTCTATTCCCAAGCCGATGCCATCATCAAGGCCAGTGAAGTTAAGCACATGGCTGATGCCCGGCAGCAGCTCGGTATCTCTGTGAAAGCTGTAGACTTCTCGGATTCGGCTCATGTCAGCCATATGCGGGCATATCCCACCTATTACAGCAACCTCTGTACAACATTCCTGTCTGACTGTGTCAGGGGCTCACCTTGTTAG